Proteins encoded by one window of Actinocorallia herbida:
- a CDS encoding anthranilate synthase component I: protein MDSKNTETTVTRYTTRGGVGVIRTGVPVAAESEAHLLAQLVTAVERRRGGVLSSGMEYPGRYSRWAMGYVDPSLELVARGRTLTVRALNARGEVLLPLVADAIRGTGEVTAEIPGSIEVHVPQSQEVFTEEERSRQPTVFTALRAVVDLFQPADDADGDPHLGLYGAFGYDLSFQFEPIRMVIDRAAEQRDLVLHLADDILVIDRKRESYTRYSYDFTTPAGSTEGLARGTEPTPVPVPAEVPPPPVPGLYAEVVRNAKEKFIRGDLFEVVPGHVMHGPCPSPARFFDRLRDTNPAPYEFFFNLGDGEYLVGASPEMFVRVNGDRVETCPISGTIQRGADPLEDADNIRTLLSSLKEESELTMCTDVDRNDKSRVCVPGSVKVIGRRQIEMYSRVIHTVDHIEGRLRPGFDALDAFLSHMWAVTVTGAPKAWAMQFIEDHEETPRRWYGGAVGFIGFDGSMNTGLTLRTAQIRDGVAAVRAGATLLYDSDPDAEERETLLKARALLEALSSSQTEQAEPVAEPEPEMPGVGLKVLVVDHQDSFVNTLADYFRQEGAEVTTLRFGFPERMLDEIAPDLVVLSPGPGRPADFDTAGLLKALDARNLPAFGVCLGLQAMVEYAGGELAVLDYPQHGKPGRVRTEGFPAGAVLAGLPEEFTAARYHSLHTTSDLLGTGGFTITSATADGVVMSIEDPVHRRWAVQFHPESILTASGGNGHLIVQNVLRLAKQP from the coding sequence GTGGACAGCAAGAACACGGAAACGACGGTCACGCGGTACACGACCCGCGGTGGCGTCGGCGTGATCAGGACCGGGGTGCCCGTCGCCGCGGAGAGCGAGGCGCACCTCCTCGCCCAGCTCGTCACCGCGGTGGAGCGGCGCAGAGGCGGCGTGCTCAGCTCCGGCATGGAGTATCCCGGCCGCTACAGCCGCTGGGCCATGGGGTACGTCGACCCGTCGCTCGAACTCGTCGCCCGCGGGCGCACCCTCACCGTCCGGGCGCTCAACGCGCGCGGCGAGGTGCTGCTCCCGCTCGTCGCCGACGCGATCCGCGGCACCGGCGAGGTCACCGCCGAGATCCCCGGCAGCATCGAGGTGCACGTCCCGCAGAGCCAGGAGGTGTTCACCGAGGAGGAGCGCAGCCGCCAGCCCACGGTCTTCACCGCCCTGCGCGCCGTCGTCGACCTCTTCCAGCCCGCCGACGACGCCGACGGCGACCCGCACCTCGGCCTCTACGGGGCTTTCGGCTACGACCTTTCCTTCCAGTTCGAGCCGATCCGGATGGTCATCGACCGGGCCGCCGAGCAGCGCGACCTCGTCCTTCACCTCGCCGACGACATTCTCGTCATCGACCGCAAGCGCGAGTCCTACACCCGCTACTCCTACGACTTCACCACCCCCGCCGGATCCACCGAGGGACTGGCGCGCGGCACCGAGCCCACCCCCGTCCCCGTACCCGCCGAGGTCCCGCCGCCGCCCGTCCCCGGCCTGTACGCCGAGGTCGTGCGGAACGCCAAGGAGAAGTTCATCCGCGGCGACCTGTTCGAGGTCGTGCCCGGCCACGTCATGCACGGGCCCTGCCCGTCGCCCGCCCGGTTCTTCGACCGCCTGCGCGACACCAACCCGGCCCCGTACGAGTTCTTCTTCAACCTCGGCGACGGCGAGTACCTCGTCGGCGCGTCCCCGGAGATGTTCGTCCGGGTCAACGGCGACCGGGTCGAGACCTGCCCGATCTCCGGCACCATCCAGCGCGGCGCCGACCCGCTCGAGGACGCCGACAACATCCGGACGCTCCTGTCCTCCCTCAAGGAGGAGTCGGAGCTGACCATGTGCACCGACGTCGACCGCAACGACAAGTCCCGGGTGTGCGTGCCCGGCAGCGTCAAGGTCATCGGCCGCCGCCAGATCGAGATGTACTCCCGCGTCATCCACACCGTCGACCACATCGAGGGCAGGCTCCGCCCCGGCTTCGACGCCCTGGACGCCTTCCTCTCCCACATGTGGGCCGTCACCGTCACCGGCGCCCCCAAGGCGTGGGCGATGCAGTTCATCGAGGACCACGAGGAGACCCCGCGCCGCTGGTACGGCGGCGCCGTCGGCTTCATCGGCTTCGACGGGTCCATGAACACCGGCCTCACCCTGCGCACCGCCCAGATCCGGGACGGCGTCGCCGCGGTCCGCGCCGGCGCGACCCTCCTGTACGACTCCGACCCCGACGCCGAGGAGCGCGAGACCCTCCTCAAGGCGCGGGCCCTGCTGGAGGCCCTGTCGTCGTCCCAGACCGAGCAGGCCGAGCCCGTGGCCGAGCCGGAGCCGGAGATGCCGGGGGTCGGCCTGAAGGTCCTGGTCGTCGACCACCAGGACTCCTTCGTCAACACCCTCGCCGACTACTTCCGGCAGGAGGGCGCGGAGGTCACCACCCTGCGGTTCGGCTTCCCCGAGCGGATGCTCGACGAGATCGCGCCCGACCTCGTCGTCCTGTCGCCCGGTCCGGGCCGTCCCGCGGACTTCGACACCGCCGGGCTGCTCAAGGCATTGGACGCGCGGAACCTGCCCGCCTTCGGCGTCTGCCTGGGCCTCCAGGCGATGGTCGAGTACGCGGGCGGCGAACTCGCCGTGCTGGACTACCCCCAGCACGGCAAGCCCGGCCGCGTCCGGACCGAGGGCTTCCCGGCCGGCGCCGTCCTCGCGGGACTGCCGGAGGAGTTCACCGCGGCCCGCTACCACTCGCTGCACACCACGTCCGACCTGCTCGGCACCGGCGGCTTCACGATCACCTCGGCCACCGCCGACGGCGTCGTCATGTCCATCGAGGACCCGGTCCACCGCCGCTGGGCCGTCCAGTTCCACCCGGAATCCATCCTCACGGCCTCGGGCGGCAACGGCCACCTGATCGTCCAGAACGTCCTCCGCCTCGCCAAGCAGCCCTGA
- a CDS encoding VOC family protein, whose product MDRINTEFELRGVNHLALVCSDMKRTVDFYQGVLGMPLIKTIELPNGWGQHFFFDVGGGNALAFFWFRDAPEAVPGITNPITVPDRGELLSAVASMNHVAFDVAPEKIEEYRDKLVAKGVDVGLILNHDDSEFGVAGKWTEDVFVRSLYFKDPDGILVEFAGWTRELDRPSDVRHEPKTAADRTV is encoded by the coding sequence TTGGACAGGATCAACACCGAGTTCGAGCTCCGCGGGGTGAACCACCTCGCCCTCGTGTGCAGTGACATGAAGCGGACGGTCGACTTCTACCAGGGCGTCCTCGGCATGCCGCTGATCAAGACGATCGAGCTGCCGAACGGCTGGGGCCAGCACTTCTTCTTCGACGTCGGCGGCGGCAACGCCCTGGCGTTCTTCTGGTTCCGCGACGCGCCCGAGGCCGTCCCCGGCATCACCAACCCGATCACCGTGCCCGACCGGGGCGAACTGCTCTCGGCGGTCGCGTCGATGAACCACGTCGCCTTCGACGTCGCGCCCGAGAAGATCGAGGAGTATCGGGACAAGCTCGTCGCCAAGGGCGTCGACGTGGGCCTCATCCTCAACCACGACGACAGCGAGTTCGGCGTCGCCGGGAAGTGGACCGAGGACGTGTTCGTCAGGTCCCTGTACTTCAAGGACCCCGACGGCATCCTCGTGGAGTTCGCGGGCTGGACCCGTGAACTGGACCGGCCCAGCGACGTTCGGCACGAGCCGAAGACCGCGGCCGACCGCACGGTCTGA
- a CDS encoding carboxymuconolactone decarboxylase family protein: MPRLRQVHREETDDKLVRFFYDRLFGEGVDPVDGPGTATGTPGTWWTVFALDHAIFKHCVQGFQVYRGVKLDPVLRELGQTRAGWSRGSQFVFSQHCKQMRALGVPEAKISAVAAWEVSDQFDELERAVLAYTDALVLGGGRVHDDVFAVLKKHLPDEQILELTYTTALYEMHATMTKALRLEFDDRDDPITEVAAPEGYGSRDISDDITGG, encoded by the coding sequence TTGCCGAGACTGCGCCAGGTCCACCGCGAAGAGACCGACGACAAGCTCGTCCGCTTCTTCTACGACCGTCTGTTCGGCGAGGGCGTCGACCCCGTCGACGGGCCGGGCACCGCCACGGGCACGCCGGGCACCTGGTGGACGGTCTTCGCGCTGGACCACGCGATCTTCAAGCACTGCGTGCAGGGCTTCCAGGTCTACCGGGGCGTCAAGCTCGACCCGGTGCTGCGCGAGCTCGGCCAGACCCGCGCCGGGTGGAGCCGCGGCAGCCAGTTCGTGTTCTCCCAGCACTGCAAGCAGATGCGCGCGCTGGGCGTGCCCGAGGCGAAGATCTCCGCGGTGGCCGCCTGGGAGGTCAGCGACCAGTTCGACGAGCTGGAGCGGGCCGTCCTGGCCTACACCGACGCGCTGGTCCTGGGCGGCGGCCGGGTCCACGACGACGTCTTCGCCGTTCTCAAGAAGCACCTGCCCGACGAGCAGATCCTCGAGCTGACCTACACGACCGCCCTGTACGAGATGCACGCGACGATGACCAAGGCCCTGCGCCTGGAGTTCGACGACCGCGACGACCCCATCACCGAGGTCGCGGCGCCGGAGGGCTACGGAAGCCGGGACATCTCCGACGACATCACCGGCGGCTGA
- a CDS encoding class F sortase: MPNPTAVVAGVLAIAGVALAAKGWEHKEPPKYRTFGGPEAIWDIPDGQALGRADPKRLRIPSAKVDAEIGRVGNTEEGGIAVPPAHRADEASWYDGSVLPGTRGSSIIVGHYDDDKGGAVFYDAHKIRAKDRVYVDRADGTTAVFEVDALEQVHKALFPTRRVYGRVGYAGLRLVTCGGKFDDRRGHFRDNVIIYAHLTGAERQRVKKKRQKPPQAAR, translated from the coding sequence GTGCCTAACCCGACGGCGGTCGTCGCCGGGGTCCTCGCGATAGCGGGCGTCGCACTCGCGGCGAAAGGCTGGGAGCACAAGGAACCGCCGAAGTACCGGACGTTCGGCGGGCCGGAGGCCATCTGGGACATCCCCGACGGCCAGGCGCTCGGCCGCGCGGACCCGAAACGGCTGCGCATCCCGTCGGCGAAGGTCGACGCCGAGATCGGCAGGGTCGGCAACACCGAGGAGGGCGGCATCGCCGTGCCCCCGGCCCACCGCGCCGACGAGGCGTCCTGGTACGACGGCAGCGTCCTGCCCGGCACCCGCGGGTCGTCGATCATCGTCGGGCACTACGACGACGACAAGGGCGGCGCCGTCTTCTACGACGCGCACAAGATCCGTGCCAAGGACCGCGTCTACGTCGACCGCGCCGACGGCACCACCGCGGTCTTCGAGGTCGACGCCCTGGAGCAGGTCCACAAGGCCCTGTTCCCCACCCGCCGCGTCTACGGCCGGGTCGGCTACGCGGGCCTGCGCCTCGTCACGTGCGGCGGCAAGTTCGACGACCGGCGCGGCCACTTCCGCGACAACGTGATCATCTACGCGCACCTCACGGGCGCCGAGAGGCAGCGCGTCAAGAAGAAGCGACAGAAGCCGCCGCAGGCAGCCCGCTGA
- a CDS encoding TetR family transcriptional regulator: MTAATSRRDPDRRRALLEAADTVILREGPEASMAAIAAEAGVSKPILYRHFGDKSGLLQTLAERHSRVLIEAIRAAMRKDAGMRERVHDGIDTYLAMISANLYFYRFLMHRARAEDTATHSVMSTVMQSLGREIAEILLTEAGLTDEPRAQVWGHAIVGMVQNAGDWWLDRPEVPRAVVVAALTDLVLSGLPAAASVASS, translated from the coding sequence GTGACCGCCGCGACCAGCAGACGAGACCCGGACCGCCGCCGGGCGCTGCTGGAGGCCGCCGACACGGTGATCCTGCGGGAGGGGCCCGAGGCGTCGATGGCGGCGATCGCGGCCGAGGCGGGTGTCAGCAAGCCGATCCTCTACCGCCACTTCGGCGACAAGAGCGGCCTCCTGCAGACCCTCGCCGAACGGCACAGCCGCGTCCTCATCGAGGCGATCCGCGCCGCCATGCGCAAGGACGCCGGCATGCGCGAACGCGTCCACGACGGCATCGACACCTACCTGGCGATGATCTCCGCCAACCTGTACTTCTACCGCTTCCTCATGCACCGCGCCCGCGCCGAGGACACCGCCACGCACAGCGTCATGTCCACGGTCATGCAGAGCCTCGGCCGGGAGATCGCGGAGATCCTGCTGACCGAGGCGGGCCTCACCGACGAGCCCCGGGCCCAGGTGTGGGGGCACGCGATCGTCGGGATGGTGCAGAACGCCGGCGACTGGTGGCTGGACCGCCCCGAGGTGCCGCGCGCGGTGGTGGTGGCCGCGCTCACCGACCTCGTGCTCAGCGGGCTGCCTGCGGCGGCTTCTGTCGCTTCTTCTTGA
- a CDS encoding Fpg/Nei family DNA glycosylase — protein sequence MPEGHVIHRLARRYGAAFGGRPVVAESPQGRFADGAVLLDGQTPEGAEAHGKHLFVEFPAGWLHVHLGLYGKVAWGVPPVPAPVGQIRLRLANAANYADLRGPTVCEVLTPADKDLLHARLGPDPLRPDEDADKARAMIARSGQPIATLLMDQKVISGVGNIYRAEVLFRHNLDPRLPGRDLTDVQWKAIWEDLVVLMADGVAGGRIDTVRPEHMPEAMGRPPREDAHGGEVYVYRRAGLPCLVCGTEVRTEAVQSRNLFWCPRCQAAV from the coding sequence GTGCCCGAAGGTCATGTCATCCACCGGCTCGCCCGGCGTTACGGGGCTGCCTTCGGCGGCCGTCCGGTCGTGGCCGAGAGCCCCCAGGGCCGCTTCGCCGACGGGGCCGTCCTCCTCGACGGCCAGACCCCCGAGGGGGCCGAGGCGCACGGAAAACACCTGTTCGTGGAGTTCCCCGCCGGGTGGCTGCACGTCCATCTGGGCCTGTACGGGAAGGTCGCCTGGGGCGTGCCGCCGGTGCCCGCGCCCGTCGGGCAGATCCGGCTCCGCCTGGCCAACGCGGCGAACTACGCGGACCTGCGCGGCCCGACGGTCTGCGAGGTCCTCACCCCCGCGGACAAGGACCTCCTGCACGCCAGGCTCGGCCCCGACCCGCTGCGGCCGGACGAGGACGCCGACAAGGCCCGCGCGATGATCGCGCGCAGCGGCCAGCCGATCGCGACGCTGCTCATGGACCAGAAGGTGATCTCCGGCGTCGGCAACATCTACCGCGCCGAGGTGCTGTTCCGGCACAACCTCGACCCGAGGCTGCCCGGCCGCGACCTCACCGACGTCCAGTGGAAGGCCATCTGGGAGGACCTCGTCGTCCTCATGGCCGACGGCGTCGCCGGAGGCCGCATCGACACGGTCCGCCCCGAGCACATGCCCGAGGCGATGGGCCGTCCGCCCCGCGAGGACGCCCACGGCGGCGAGGTCTACGTGTACCGCCGCGCGGGCCTGCCCTGCCTGGTCTGCGGCACCGAGGTCCGCACCGAGGCCGTCCAGTCCCGCAACCTCTTCTGGTGCCCGCGCTGTCAGGCCGCCGTCTAA
- the pgm gene encoding phosphoglucomutase (alpha-D-glucose-1,6-bisphosphate-dependent), with protein sequence MVNERAGKTARPEDLIDVAWLVTAYYAIKPDPSQAGQRVSFGTSGHRGSALDAAFNEAHILATTQAICEYRAAQGTDGPLYLGADTHALSDPAWVSALEVCAGNDVTVRYQNGYTPTPAVSHAILAFNKDRTSHLADGIVVTPSHNPPRDGGFKYNPPNGGPADTDATSWIQDRANVLIEDGLKGVKRIPFQQAIGTAEAYDYLTTYVADLPNVVDLDAIRRAGVRIGADPLGGASVKYWGAIADVHGLDLTVVNPATDPTWRFMTLDWDGKIRMDCSSPYAMASLIGNKDAYDIATGNDADSDRHGIVTPDGGLMNPNHYLATAISYLYAHRPQWPGAAGVGKTLVSSSMIDRVAAGLGRRLVEVPVGFKWFVPGLLDGSLGFGGEESAGASFLRRDGSVWTTDKDGIILALLASEILAVTGQSPSALYRDLTGKYGDPSYARVDAPATREEKAVLAKLSPEQVTATELAGEPITAVLTAAPGNGAPIGGLKVQTENAWFAARPSGTEDVYKIYAESFHGPEHLARVQEEARALVSAALG encoded by the coding sequence ATGGTGAACGAGCGCGCCGGGAAGACGGCCCGGCCCGAGGATCTGATCGACGTCGCGTGGCTGGTCACGGCCTACTACGCGATCAAGCCGGATCCTTCGCAGGCGGGGCAGAGAGTCTCCTTCGGCACCTCCGGGCACCGGGGCTCGGCGCTGGACGCGGCCTTCAACGAGGCGCACATCCTCGCCACCACGCAGGCCATCTGCGAGTACCGGGCCGCGCAGGGCACCGACGGGCCGCTGTACCTGGGCGCGGACACCCACGCGCTGTCCGACCCGGCCTGGGTGAGCGCCCTCGAGGTGTGCGCGGGCAACGACGTCACGGTCCGCTACCAGAACGGCTACACGCCCACCCCCGCGGTCTCGCACGCGATCCTGGCGTTCAACAAGGACCGGACCTCGCATCTGGCCGACGGGATCGTGGTGACCCCGTCGCACAACCCGCCGCGCGACGGCGGCTTCAAGTACAACCCGCCGAACGGCGGCCCGGCCGACACCGACGCCACCTCCTGGATCCAGGACCGGGCGAACGTCCTCATCGAGGACGGGCTCAAGGGCGTCAAGCGGATCCCGTTCCAGCAGGCCATCGGCACGGCCGAGGCGTACGACTACCTCACCACCTACGTGGCCGACCTGCCGAACGTCGTCGACCTCGACGCGATCAGGCGCGCGGGCGTCCGGATCGGCGCCGACCCGCTGGGCGGCGCGAGCGTCAAGTACTGGGGCGCCATCGCCGACGTGCACGGGCTCGACCTCACCGTCGTGAACCCGGCGACCGACCCGACCTGGCGGTTCATGACGCTGGACTGGGACGGCAAGATCCGGATGGACTGCTCCTCCCCCTACGCCATGGCCTCCCTCATCGGGAACAAGGACGCCTACGACATCGCCACCGGCAACGACGCGGACTCCGACCGGCACGGCATCGTCACGCCCGACGGCGGCCTGATGAACCCCAACCACTACCTGGCCACCGCGATCTCCTACCTGTACGCGCACCGGCCGCAGTGGCCCGGCGCCGCGGGGGTCGGCAAGACCCTGGTGAGCAGCAGCATGATCGACCGGGTCGCCGCCGGGCTCGGCCGCCGCCTGGTCGAGGTGCCCGTCGGGTTCAAGTGGTTCGTGCCCGGCCTGCTCGACGGCTCCCTCGGCTTCGGCGGCGAGGAGAGCGCGGGCGCGTCGTTCCTGCGCCGCGACGGCTCGGTGTGGACCACCGACAAGGACGGCATCATCCTGGCCCTGCTGGCCTCGGAGATCCTCGCCGTCACCGGCCAGAGCCCCAGCGCCCTGTACCGGGACCTGACGGGCAAGTACGGCGACCCGTCCTACGCCCGCGTCGACGCCCCGGCCACCCGGGAGGAGAAGGCGGTCCTCGCCAAGCTCTCCCCGGAGCAGGTCACCGCCACCGAGCTGGCCGGCGAGCCCATCACCGCGGTGCTCACCGCCGCGCCCGGCAACGGCGCCCCGATCGGCGGCCTGAAGGTGCAGACGGAGAACGCCTGGTTCGCCGCCCGCCCCTCGGGCACCGAGGACGTCTACAAGATCTACGCCGAGTCCTTCCACGGCCCCGAGCACCTGGCCCGGGTTCAGGAGGAGGCGCGCGCCCTGGTGTCGGCCGCGCTCGGCTGA
- a CDS encoding NAD(P)/FAD-dependent oxidoreductase yields MRKRILIVGGGYVGLYTALRLQRKLRGPLKRGEVEITVVDPHGYMTYQPFLPEAAAGNLEPRHVIVPLRRVLRQCKIINGHVTSIAHARRTATVEIAAGEAWPVDYDLLVLAVGSVSRTLPIPGLAEHGIGFKTIEESIQLRNQVLGLLDRAASTRDEEERRRCLTFVFVGGGFAGVEALAELQDMAHDYLKWLPEMEARPRWVLVEATDHILPEVGAELGVYTVEQLRRQEIEVLLDTRLNSAVGGRIELSDGQVFEAGTLVWTAGVKPNPLVNATDLPKDDKGRLKANATLTLEGHPDAFTAGDNAAVPDLTTEGAFTAPNAQHAVRQAKCLADNVVATLRGEELKPYKHAYVGSVASLGLYRGVAQLYGVKVRGLPAWFIHRTYHLTRLPTLNRKARVLTDWTFALFFRRQFVALGSMRDPYREFDIATGRRDQPSAADTRARASS; encoded by the coding sequence ATGAGGAAGCGCATTCTGATCGTCGGCGGCGGCTACGTCGGCCTGTACACCGCGCTCAGACTCCAGCGGAAGCTGCGCGGTCCGCTGAAGCGCGGTGAGGTCGAGATCACCGTCGTCGATCCACACGGTTACATGACCTACCAACCCTTCCTGCCCGAGGCCGCGGCGGGCAACCTGGAGCCCCGGCACGTCATCGTCCCGCTGCGCCGCGTGCTGCGGCAGTGCAAGATCATCAACGGCCACGTGACCTCGATCGCGCACGCCCGCAGGACCGCCACCGTGGAGATCGCGGCGGGCGAGGCGTGGCCCGTCGACTACGACCTCCTGGTCCTCGCGGTCGGCTCGGTCTCCCGGACGCTCCCGATCCCCGGCCTCGCCGAGCACGGCATCGGCTTCAAGACCATCGAGGAGTCCATCCAGCTGCGCAACCAGGTGCTCGGCCTGCTCGACCGGGCCGCCTCCACCCGGGACGAGGAAGAGCGCCGCCGCTGCCTCACCTTCGTGTTCGTGGGCGGCGGATTCGCCGGCGTCGAGGCGCTGGCGGAGCTCCAGGACATGGCGCACGACTACCTCAAGTGGCTGCCCGAGATGGAGGCCCGGCCCCGCTGGGTCCTCGTGGAGGCCACCGACCACATCCTGCCCGAGGTCGGCGCGGAACTCGGCGTCTACACCGTCGAGCAGCTGCGCCGCCAGGAGATCGAGGTCCTGCTCGACACCCGCCTGAACTCCGCGGTCGGCGGCCGGATCGAGCTCTCGGACGGCCAGGTCTTCGAGGCCGGGACCCTGGTGTGGACCGCGGGCGTCAAACCGAATCCCCTGGTCAACGCGACCGACCTGCCCAAGGACGACAAGGGCCGACTGAAGGCGAACGCGACCCTGACCCTCGAAGGCCACCCCGACGCCTTCACCGCGGGCGACAACGCCGCCGTGCCCGACCTGACCACCGAGGGCGCCTTCACCGCCCCCAACGCCCAGCACGCCGTCCGGCAGGCCAAATGCCTCGCCGACAACGTCGTGGCGACGCTGCGCGGCGAGGAGCTCAAGCCCTACAAGCACGCCTACGTGGGGTCGGTCGCCAGCCTCGGCCTGTACCGGGGAGTCGCCCAGCTGTACGGGGTGAAGGTGCGGGGACTCCCGGCGTGGTTCATCCACCGCACCTACCACCTGACGCGCCTGCCGACGCTCAACCGCAAGGCACGGGTCCTCACCGACTGGACCTTCGCGCTGTTCTTCCGGCGGCAGTTCGTCGCCCTCGGCTCGATGCGCGACCCCTACCGGGAGTTCGACATCGCGACCGGGCGCAGGGATCAGCCGAGCGCGGCCGACACCAGGGCGCGCGCCTCCTCCTGA
- the bluB gene encoding 5,6-dimethylbenzimidazole synthase produces the protein MSRSDQKTWNRPIPLIGDTSAAVDRAADPAAWAFDAPAREAFYAVAGARRDIRRFRPDPVPEETLRRILAAAHTAPSVGHSQPWRFLIVRDPALRDAAALMAEREKLAQADLLGEERGRRLRDLSLEGIRAAPLGVVVCCDRRTPAAGVLGRATFPDADLWSCAAAIQNLWLAARAEGLGLGWVTLFQPHELGALLGLPDGVTTLGWLCLGWPDELPPSPGLERRGWSHRLPLDDIVFADRWPESDPASPPDHLAAPAPAAVVAARDEADDLLAVPGSLGVLDAALDRIRAIRSDGLTGGRLVLAAADHPVTRHGVSAFPASVTRQILDATRAGVSQGASAARAAGLGVLALDAGVLPGPPHAESGLDRKLADAVRAGGPRGDLVETDALTDVAARLLLEAGRVAGEQAADGGLVVLGEAGIGNTTPAAALAAAFLGLPAEETVGLGAGSDAAMVDRKRAVVAAALARVGDRDRSPLELLTALGGGEFAVLTGVVLGAASRGAAVVLDGLATSVAALAAVRMMPGVAAHLIAGQRSREQGHPPVLRALGLEPLLDLRLRAGEGVGGCFAAGMLLAALRTRAGTARTVRNL, from the coding sequence ATGTCACGTTCGGATCAGAAGACCTGGAACCGCCCTATACCCCTCATTGGGGATACCTCCGCGGCGGTCGACCGGGCCGCCGATCCGGCCGCCTGGGCCTTCGACGCTCCCGCACGTGAGGCGTTCTACGCCGTCGCCGGAGCCCGGCGCGACATCCGGCGCTTCCGGCCCGATCCCGTCCCCGAGGAGACCCTGCGCCGGATCCTCGCCGCGGCGCACACCGCCCCGTCCGTCGGGCACAGCCAGCCGTGGCGGTTCCTGATCGTCCGTGACCCCGCGCTCCGCGACGCCGCGGCCCTCATGGCCGAACGCGAGAAACTCGCCCAGGCCGACCTGCTCGGCGAGGAACGCGGCCGGCGGCTGCGGGACCTCAGCCTGGAAGGCATCCGGGCCGCGCCCCTCGGCGTCGTCGTCTGCTGCGACCGCCGCACCCCCGCCGCCGGCGTCCTCGGCCGCGCCACCTTCCCCGACGCCGACCTCTGGTCGTGCGCCGCCGCCATCCAGAACCTCTGGCTCGCCGCCCGCGCCGAAGGACTCGGCCTCGGCTGGGTCACCCTCTTCCAGCCCCACGAACTCGGCGCCCTCCTCGGCCTGCCCGACGGCGTCACCACCCTCGGCTGGCTCTGCCTCGGCTGGCCCGACGAACTCCCGCCCTCCCCCGGCCTGGAACGCCGCGGCTGGTCCCACCGGCTGCCCCTCGACGACATCGTCTTCGCCGACCGCTGGCCGGAATCCGACCCCGCCTCCCCGCCCGACCACCTCGCCGCGCCCGCCCCCGCCGCCGTCGTCGCCGCCCGCGACGAGGCCGACGACCTGCTCGCCGTACCCGGCTCCCTCGGCGTCCTGGACGCCGCACTCGACCGGATCCGCGCGATCCGGTCCGACGGCCTCACCGGAGGCCGCCTCGTCCTCGCCGCCGCCGACCACCCCGTCACCCGGCACGGGGTCTCGGCCTTCCCCGCCTCGGTGACCCGGCAGATCCTCGACGCGACCCGCGCGGGCGTCTCGCAGGGCGCGTCGGCGGCCCGCGCCGCGGGGCTCGGCGTGCTCGCCCTCGACGCCGGAGTGCTGCCCGGCCCCCCTCATGCCGAGTCCGGCCTCGACCGGAAACTCGCCGACGCCGTCCGGGCCGGGGGGCCTCGCGGCGACCTCGTGGAGACCGACGCGCTCACCGACGTCGCCGCCCGCCTGCTGCTGGAGGCCGGCAGGGTGGCCGGGGAGCAGGCCGCGGACGGCGGACTCGTCGTCCTCGGCGAAGCCGGGATCGGGAACACCACCCCCGCCGCCGCCCTCGCCGCGGCGTTCCTCGGGCTGCCCGCCGAGGAGACCGTCGGGCTCGGCGCCGGATCCGACGCGGCGATGGTCGACCGCAAGCGCGCCGTCGTCGCCGCGGCGCTCGCCCGGGTCGGCGACCGCGACCGCAGCCCGCTCGAACTGCTCACCGCGCTCGGCGGCGGCGAGTTCGCCGTCCTCACCGGCGTCGTCCTCGGCGCGGCCTCCCGCGGCGCGGCGGTCGTGCTCGACGGGCTCGCCACCTCCGTCGCCGCGCTCGCCGCCGTCCGGATGATGCCCGGCGTCGCCGCCCACCTCATCGCCGGGCAGCGCAGCCGCGAACAGGGCCACCCGCCCGTGCTGCGCGCCCTCGGCCTCGAACCCCTCCTGGACCTGCGGCTGCGCGCGGGCGAAGGCGTCGGCGGCTGCTTCGCCGCAGGAATGCTGCTCGCCGCACTGCGCACGCGCGCCGGAACGGCACGAACCGTGCGGAACCTCTAG